The Siansivirga zeaxanthinifaciens CC-SAMT-1 region GGTGAATTGAAATGGCATCCTTTAAGTCTTTCGATGTGCTGAGATTATTCACTTTAATTTTAGAATATTTCGCTTCGCCATCAAGTGTAAAATTAGTTTTCCCATAATATTTTGTTCGCCCGTCTGACACAAAATTATCATAGTGCGTAACACCAATTTTTTTTAAATCTTGAACAAATTGAGGGAAATCTGAGCCGCTTTTTACTTTTTTAAATGCAT contains the following coding sequences:
- a CDS encoding DUF1398 domain-containing protein produces the protein MFTREQIHHAFKKVKSGSDFPQFVQDLKKIGVTHYDNFVSDGRTKYYGKTNFTLDGEAKYSKIKVNNLSTSKDLKDAISIHQNGQTDYPTFCKQAADAGVEKWTTHMIEMTVTYFDKKGRKLLVEPIPEI